One genomic segment of Ictalurus punctatus breed USDA103 chromosome 4, Coco_2.0, whole genome shotgun sequence includes these proteins:
- the LOC124626024 gene encoding hydrocephalus-inducing protein homolog, with protein sequence MSMRSSEVFELSPTRMSIPSHSHAFATITFTPQNMRTYLRVFESSLEWAARSKVLVFDLLVEGNLPCITILKPIQRIEHGQPVLQFKRLLVDKRHILALVINNISNVPAQVSIDLLDKMGVFALRAAPDTLCNHISSSHIASEPGTGQY encoded by the exons ATGTCCATGCGTAGCTCTGAGGTTTTTGAACTGAGCCCTACTCGGATGAGTATCCCCAGTCACTCACATGCCTTTGCTACAATTACCTTCACTCCCCAGAACATGCGGACCTACCTTAGAGTGTTTGAATCCTCTCTAGAATGGGCAGCCAG GAGCAAGGTGCTGGTGTTTGATTTGCTGGTAGAGGGTAATTTGCCCTGCATAACTATTCTAAAACCAATCCAGAGGATTGAACATGGACAGCCAGTCCTGCAGTTCAAGCGGCTGCTGGTAGACAAGAGACATATCCTAGCTCTGGTCATCAATAACATTAGCAATGTACCTGCGCAG GTTAGCATTGATCTGCTTGACAAGATGGGAGTCTTTGCTTTAAGGGCAGCTCCTGACACCTTATGCAACCACATCTCCTCTTCACACATTGCAAGTGAGCCTGGAACAGGCCAGTATTGA